The sequence CGGATTCTTGCTCACGAACGGCGCCATGAAGTCGTACAGGCTCCCGATCCAGTTCGGCTTAGGCGTAGCGTCGCCCCCCGCCCCTTTGCCGTTCCAGTGCTGCACGTACTGGATGTTGTAGAGCACGCTGCTCCGGTGCGGGAACGGGGTGTCGTTGGCGGTGATGTGGCCCATTCTTCCACCGTGCGGCTCCAGGACGAGCTGCCCCGACGCCGCGTCGTTGGGCCAGAGGAAGATCTTCTCCCACGTCTCGTTGGTGAGGGCTTTCTCGACGTAGTCGGACTTGTTCTTAATGAAGGGACCCAGGGCCATGGACCGGTTGATGGTGGCGTCGCCGAAGTATATGTACGCCGTGAACTGCAGCCAGCTCATCTCCTTGCAGTCGGCGTGCGTCACGCCGAGCTCCGGGAATCGGCTGCGCAACGTCGGCACCACCGCGTTGCACTTGCCGAGGTACAGGGCTTCGAAGGTGGCCTGACGATTTTCTACGATAACACGTACGGTGAGGTCGTCCGGGAGCACGGGCGCGAGCGTTTGCCATTTGGTCACCGCGTTGACGGCGCCCTGGTCCATGGTCTTGGCGAGTTTGAAGAAGGTCACCGTCGGTGGGACTGGCACGAGCCTCACCTTCCACGACAGCACGATGCCGAAattgccgccgcccccgccgcggatGGCCCAGAAGAGGTCGTCCCCCatggccttcttgtccgccaacAGATTCCCGTAGGCGTCGACCATGGTGGCGTCGAGAACGTTGTCGGCGGAGAGGCCGTACTTGCGCATCATTAGGCCTATGCCGCCGCCGCTCAAGATGCCCCCCACGCCCACGGTCGAGCACACGCCAGCCGGGAAGCCCAGCCCTGGAGCCGCCGTGGCGACGTGGTGGTAGAGCTCCCCGAGCGCCGCCCCGGAGTCGACCCACGCGGTGGCCTTGCGTGGGTCGACGCGGACGGCGTGGAGCTTGGCGAGGTCGATTACCGCGAACGCCTCGCTGTTGGGGCAGACTGACCGGTAGGAGAGGCCCTCGTAGTCGTGCCCGCCGCTGCGGACGCGGACGCGCACGCCGTGGCGGCGCCCACAGCGCACGGCGGCCTGGACGTGGGACGCGTTGGTGGGCATCACGATGCAGAGCG comes from Triticum aestivum cultivar Chinese Spring chromosome 5B, IWGSC CS RefSeq v2.1, whole genome shotgun sequence and encodes:
- the LOC123116565 gene encoding berberine bridge enzyme-like Cyn d 4; its protein translation is MASIALVLMVCFLGLFLPAPSLASTSNYTDFVRCISTSVPSQLVQTPNSPSFKQLLVSSIRNARFVAPATASPPLCIVMPTNASHVQAAVRCGRRHGVRVRVRSGGHDYEGLSYRSVCPNSEAFAVIDLAKLHAVRVDPRKATAWVDSGAALGELYHHVATAAPGLGFPAGVCSTVGVGGILSGGGIGLMMRNRGGGGGNFGIVLSWKVRLVPVPPTVTFFKLAKTMDQGAVNAVTKWQTLAPVLPDDLTVRVIVENRQATFEALYLGKCNAVVPTLRSRFPELGVTHADCKEMSWLQFTAYIYFGDATINRSMALGPFIKNKSDYVEKALTNETWEKIFLWPNDAASGQLVLEPHGGRMGHITANDTPFPHRSSVLYNIQYVQHWNGKGAGGDATPKPNWIGSLYDFMAPFVSKNPRAAYVNYRDLDIGMNTVVGGVTSYQSGKVWGERYFGPANFRRLAEVKRRVDAGDYFRHEQSVPPLPLN